The Synechococcus sp. BL107 nucleotide sequence TCCAACGGAATCGGCCCCTTGCAACACGCAACTTGGATACTTCCAAGTAATGGCTGAGCCGGTTTCCACCTGCGTCCAACTAATTCGACTGCGCGCACCACGGCATTGGCCACGTTTGGTGACGAAGTTGTAAATACCGCCGACGCCATTCTCATCTCCGGCATACCAGTTTTGAACCGTTGAATATTTGATTGATGCGTCGTCTAAAACCACAAGTTCAACCACCGCAGCATGCAGCTGGTTCGTATCAAACATTGGGGCAGTGCAGCCCTCGAGGTAGCTCACGGAGGCGCCTTCTTCCGCCACGATCAAGGTGCGTTCAAATTGCCCGGTATCGCCTGAATTGATTCGGAAATAAGTGGACAGCTCCATGGGGCATTCGACGCCCTTCGGAATGAACACGAACGAACCATCACTAAACACAGCAGAATTCAGTGCTGCAAAGTAATTGTCGTTACTTGCCACGACTGAGCCGAGGTATTTCTCAATCAACTCGGGATGATCTTTAACAGCCTCAGTGAAGGAGCAGAACACGACTCCGTGCTCCGCCAATTTTTCTTTATAAGTGGTGGCGATGGACACACTGTCGAACACCGCATCAACAGCCACGTTGCTTAAACGTTTCTGCTCACTCAGGGGGATTCCAAGCTTGTCGAAGGTTTCAAGCAGCTTGGGATCAACTTCATCAAGACTTGCTTTTTTAGCCTGTTGTTTTGGCGCTGCGTAATAGATGATGTCTTGATAATCAATCGCTTCATAGCCCAAGGCAGCCCAATCGGGCTCTTCCAAGGTGAGCCAATGGCGAAAGGCTTTTAATCGAAAATTTAGGAGAAATTCCGGCTCATCTTTTTTGGATGAAATAAGCCGCACAACCTCCTCACTGAGACCCTTATCGATCTTGTCGGTCTCGATTTCTGTCACGAAGCCGTACTTGTACGGCTGACTGACGAGATCGCGTGTGGAGGTGCTGGTCATTCAGGTTCAGCCTGCGGTTGCTTGGATCGTTTCTGTCGTGATGGTCTGGGTTTTCTCAGGGCATGCGAAAGGGTTGTCTTCCGTCAGGAACAACATGCAATGGCACTCTTTTCGCTCGCGCATCGGAACACAGGGGCAATTCCAAAACGCTTGGGAAACCTCAGCCTCTTTGTCCTCGTAATGACGACACGGGCATAGAGCACCACCGAGGTCGTCCTTATGACGAGCGAGTCCCTTCAAGACGACTGACGTAACACTTGGCTCGGCACAAAAGTAAGTACCAGTGCGCTTGGCGTAGGTCTCAGCGAATTTGCGGATGACCTCAAGACTTTCAGCTGTCGGCTCTTGAGCGGTGTCGGACATGGAGAGAACAGCGAATTACGAAACCCCACGGTTTCCTTATGAGCAGCCTAATCCAGAAGGCAGCTCATTGGCGGGGAAACCATTGTGACTGTCAATGGGATCGATTCACTGTCATGGTGTGGGGGATTACGGCTCCTCATGAGCGCTTCGGCCCAGCCCAGCACCCGCGACGCCGTGCTCGCCCTGCTCCTTGAGCGCGGCGAGATGGACGCCTGCGACCTCGCGGAAACGCAGCAGATTTCCGTGCAAGCGATGCGCCGCCATCTCCGCGCCCTCGCCGACGATGGACTCGTCGCCTCCAGCACGAGCTCCAACGGGCCTGGACGCCCCAGCAATCGCTGGTTTCTGACCGAAGGAGGACGCGAACGATTCCCCGATGGGAGCGGGGGGTTTGCCTTGGGGCTGCTCGATTCACTGCGGTCCAGCCTTCCGGAAGATGCGTTTCAAGAGCTCTTGAAACGCCAAGCGGAAGGGAAAGCACAGCAGTACCGCCTCCAACTCGGCGATGCTCCTCTTGAAAATCGACTCCATCAACTCGCTCGCCTACGTCGCGAAGAGGGCTATGTGACGGTCTGCAGCCTCGATGAAGACGGCCACAGCTGGAACCTCCAAGAGGCGCACTGCTCGGTTCAGCGCATTGCCGAAGAATTCCCGACCATCTGCGACCAGGAGCTTCTTCTCATCCGCCGTACCGTTCCGGACTGCCAAGTGGAACGGGTGCACTGGCGTCTCGAGGGCGGACACACCTGTGGTTTTCGGATTACGCCGATCGAAATCCCATGAACATTGATGCTGAAACGATCGCGCGCATCGATGCCACGTTGCTCCCGCAGCTCGATCGCCACCATTTGCGGTTGCTGGCCCATTGCCTCGCAAGTTTTCGCATGATGGCTCCCGACTTGGATGGAGCTCTGCCGAACGCTGCCCTGCGACGGCAGTGGTGCGAGCAACAGCCTGTCGTGGCCGATGATCCCCAATTTTTAGTCTTGCTTCTCAATCAGCTCAACAACGCAGCGGACCAGCTCGAGGAAATGGCCGACGACTGCAGCAAAGCCCCCCTTGAGCTCAGCCTCGATGACCTCATCGCCGCAGCGGAACGTCGCTGTCGCGTCTAGCCAGCACCAGCAAACTGCCATCATCAGCGCAGTGAAGCCGCGACGATGACCCTCGAGATCCCCGACGCCCTCAGTTTTTTCCGCCTGAGCTGCGGACGTTGGATGTCTCAACGCAGCCAGCATCACTTACTGCACCGCCGAGCTGAGGCCGGTGCATCCTTCATCGTTGTGGAGGAACTGTTCAAAGGCGATGAGCGGCTTGCGGACATCGCAACCCGTAACGGAGAAGATGTGAGCCGGATTGTCGGAGGCTGCTGGGTTCGCTGGAGCGGTTCCATGGCCTGGGATCGGGCCGGAGAATCCCATGAAGACCAAACCATGTTCGGACTGATCCCGAGCGATGACGCTGGTCGCCAAGGCTTGCTACTGCGCGATCGGGGCTATGCCGAAAAAGCACCCGTTGCTGGCCAATTCCGCATGGATGACGAAAACGGACTGATCCTGACAACGGACTACGAAATGATGAGTTCCTTGGAACGCTTTTGGTTTGCCGGGCCCAACCTTCGGCTGCGGACCAGCACCGTCCAAGGGCTATCGAACAACGCATCCTTCTGTATGGAGACTCGCCAACTGGACGATTCGCCGGCCAAAACCTCGAGAATTGCCGCTGCCGCGACCGAGCTCGCCCCATTTGGCTGGTAAGTATTAGTACTTACCCGAACTATTACGGGTTGTGATCGCTGCCAGAGCAGTAGTCAAGGAAACCGGCGCCCCCCTTACGATCGGCCTCAGTGGATGTTGAAGCTCGAGTGGCCATTCCTCTTCTGGAGTACGCACCGATCACCCAGAACTCCTTGAGAACTGGCGTGCCGAACATTCGAGTCGGATCCGACGAAGGCCCCCGGGCCTACTCCTTCGAGATTGCCGATGACCGGGACAACCTGGACACGGTGATTGAAAGCGCCTACCGCCAGATTTATTTCCACGCGTTTAAATCCGATCGAGACGCCAACCTCGAGTCCCAGCTCAAAGACGGCCAAATCACGGTTCGTGACTTCATCCGTGGCCTGCTGCTCTCCGACACCTTTAAACGCAGCTTCTACGGATTCAACAGTAATTACAAAGTGGTTCGTCACCTGACGGAGCGGATCCTGGGCCGCAAGGTGAACGGCAAAGGCGAAGAGCTGTCTTGGTCCATCGTGATTGCAACCAAAGGCCTTGTTGGCCTGGTGGACGTTTTGTTGGACAGCCAGGAATACCTTGACGCCTTTGGATACGACACCGTTCCTTTCCAGCGCAACCGAGTTCTGCCGGGACGTGCCCTCGGTGAAACCCCCTTCAACATCACCAGCCCTCGCTACGACGAGTACTACCGCGGCATCCTCGGATTCCCACAGGTTGTGTTCATGGGAGGCCCCGGCAAAAAGCTCCCAGCGCGGGCCAAAATCAAACGTGGCGGAGCCCCAAGCGACTACCTGGAGTGGCTCAAGGATCTGCCCCTTCCGAACACCCGTGGCAACGTCAGCAGCACAGAAATGGATTACATGGCCAAAGTTCCTTTCCGCAGCATTGGCCGCTGAAGACGGACTCAAATCCAATGGCACAGCGGGGCTTCAGCTCCGCTTTTTTTATGGCTCTGACTGTGATCCCCAAGAATTGGAGTCAGCATCCACTGACCAGTGGCGATGGCGACGGTTGAAACGGAAATTTTGGGGTCACACTGATCCCGAACTAAACCTGGAGCTTTGGACGTGTCCCCAACTATTTCATCACTGGCACGTCTGACCCTTCGTCAATTGCGTCAAATCGCCAGTGACTTAGGGGTACCGCTCTACAGCCGTAAAAGCAAAGAAACCCTCGTCGATGAGGTGGCGGTCCGCCAAGAAAAACGTGGCGGAGATCTCAAGGCGATCGAAGCCGAGCTGAATGCTCCCGCCATCTCCACCACCGAAACACGCGTAGTGTTTCTACCCCGTGATCCCCAATGGGCCTACGTGTTCTGGGAGATCTCCGATAGCGACCGACAGCGTGCACAGAAAGAAGGGGCTAACCGCCTGTGTTTGCGCCTAGCCGACGTGACTGGCATGCAAGACGGCAATGCCCACCCCCATACGCTTCAGGAAGTTCCCGTCGATAGCCACAGCACCGAGTGGTACCTCCCTGTACCTCTGTGCGACCGCGACTACCGAGTTGAGTTGGGATACCGCATCTCGAACAGTTGGATGTCCTTGGCTTTCTCATCAATTGCCCGGGTTCCTGCGCTCCACCCAAGCGAGCAAATTCTTGATCAGTTCGTGCCGTTCAGCCTGGACGCATCACCGGCTCCCGCTCCTGCTGTTGCTCCCATGCCACCAGCACCAGCGAACGACTCCAGCGATAGTGGCCTTCACGAGCGTCTCTACCAAAGCGCCACCGTTAACTTCCGTCGTCGTCGTGTCGGCTCAGAGGAATTCCAAGAAGCATTCGACGACTCCTCCTCATCCAGTCGTTCTGGCCTCAACGACTCCGGTATTGGCCTTTGGGCCAGCGGACGCAACGAGTCCGGCGTAGGCGGGGTCGCTTCACGTCAGCGTTCGTTCTGGCTGGTCGCCGATGCCGAGTTAATCGTCTATGGAGCGACTGACCCCTCAGCTCGACTCACCATTGGCGGCGAAGAAGTGCCCCTTTCAGCCGACGGAACCTTCCGCATTCAAGTTCCTTTCCGGGATGGCGAGCAGATGTACCCGATTGAAGCCACCGCTGCTGATGGCGAGCAGAAGCGCAACATCACTTTGAACTTCGAGCGTCAAACCCCTGACGACAACAGCAACCCCGCCAGCGAAGCTCGCGCCGAATGGTTCTAAACAACTCCTCAGACCCAAAAGCCCCTTCTGGCTTGCGTTGGTTTGTTGCCCTGACCCCCTTGGCGGGGGCCATGATTTTTCCGATCCTCGTTCCGATTGTGATGACCCGCGTCAGCATCGGAGCTGGAGTTGGTGTTGCCCTAGCACTGAGCTCCTTATGGTTTGTGGCCATGCTGAAAACATCTGAGATGCCCCATTAGGCAGCCTTAGCGTTGAGCTAGGGGAATGCTTTAGGGGTGATCTCTCCGGATGTGCTGAAACTCAGCCAGCTTCTTCTTGGATTGGCAGTCCTTTGTGGCTGCAGCCAACGCGGGATGTTGATTGGAGCGGCTTCCATCAAGCAGCTCAACGTTCCAGACGCAATCGCAGTTGGATTCAACCACCATCAGCACAATCGTTACCAGTCCCCGATCACGGGCGGGTGGCGCGATGGCGACGACATTGAGCAGATCTTGGTACAAGCCATTGAGCTTGCCCAATACGAAATTTTGCTCGCCGTTCAAGAGCTATCGACGCCAACGATTGCAGACGCACTCATCGCTGCCAAGCGTCGCGGGGTGACTGTTCAGGTGATTCTTGAAAACAACTACAGCACCCCCTGGACGGAACAAACACCAAGCCAACTCAAGCCCCATCAACGCCAACGCTGGTATCAGCTGGAGCAGCTAGCTGATCAAAACGGAGACGGAATAACAACTTCAGAGGAAGCCCAACAGGGTGATGCCATTGGGTTGCTGCGAGGGCATCGCATCCCAATCCTGGACGACACAGACGACGGCAGTCGCGGGAGCGGATTAATGCATCACAAATTTGTGGTGATTGATCGGATGGTGGTTCTCACCGGAAGTACCAATTTCACCCGTTCAGGCATGCACGGCGATGCCAACCGAATCAAAACACGCGGCAATGTGAATCACATCCTGCGATTCAAAAGCCATGCGTTGGCAGAACTGTTTCGGCAAGAATTTGAAACCATGTGGGGAGATGGACCGGGGGGAAAGATGGACAGCCGCTTTGGCCTCCAAAAAGAATCCGCTGGCGTCCGCACAGCGATGGTGGGTGCAACCCGCGTGGATGTGTTGTTTGCACCGCACCGAAAACGCGACCTCAACCATGGATTGAACTGGATCGAACAACAGTTGGACGAGGCTGGCAAAACCATCGACATGGCCTTGTTTGTGTTTACGGCACAACAACTCGCTGATGCACTTCAACGGAGGGTGAATGCTGGGCTGCAGATTCGGCTGATTGCCGATCCAAGCTTCGCGAGCCGTTCATTTTCAGAAGTGCTCGATCTTCTTGGCGTGGCTTTACCGGATCGCAACTGCAAACTTGAACAAGACAATCAACCCTTCAACAAAGGCCTCAAGGGCGTAGGAACCCCACGCCTCGCCCGGGGCGACAAGTTGCATCACAAGTTCGCCGTGATCGACAACCACAAAGTGATCACAGGATCCTTCAATTGGAGCCCCTCCGCTGCTCACACCAACGACGAGACCCTGCTGGTGATCCACTCACCGAAGCTTGCTGCGCATTTCACCCGTGAAATGGATCGCCTTTGGGACACCGCTGAACTGGGGATCACACCACACATCCAGCGCAAACTCGACCGTCAACGGATCCGCTGCGGGGATGGGGTGGAGAGGGAGTAAGAAACCTAAGAGGAGGTCAGAGTGGCTTGATCTAAATTCCTAAATCAGCCAATCCCTAGGTCATGAAAACTGTTGTTGGCATCCTCACCGCAGGCTCATTGCTGCTCACAGCAGGCTGTGCAGAACTTCAAGAACTTGCTGAGGAGTACAAGGCAGAGCAGGCAGCGGAAGAAGCAAGCAGAAATCGCATCAGAACTCTCGACTTGGATCAACCGGTCGCCAGCCTGAGCGTTGAAGCGATCGCAGAGGAATTCGATGCCAACTCCGTTATGGCAGAGAATAAATATATGAATCAACCAGTTGAGCTCAGTGGATCAATCGGGAGTATTGACGACTCACTATTTGACGAGAAAAATATCAGCATCACCATCACGGGTGGTGAATACAGCTTCTCTTCAGTGAGCTGCACAAAACCACGCAATGCACCCGAAGTCCGAGAACTTCGCAAAGGCATGAGGGTTGCCGTTCGCGGTGTTGTCACCTCAGAAGAAATGGGAGTGGGTCTGTCCCGTTGCAAGTTCTGGCTGGTCTCTGAGGATCGGTGGATCGGAGACGACCAGAAAAAAAAAGAAGAAAAGAGCCAAAAACAACAAACGACCAAGACTCAATCCCTACAGAGATCCTTCAATAATCGCCAAGAGGAATCTACGGATAGAAACGACAACAATGAACTCGGGCAAGGAAAGACACGCTTTGACTCGTCAACAACAATAGATACTGCAATCTATATGACTCAAGAATGGGTAGAAGCAATGTCTAACAACGATACTCAACGAGCATCTAAATATATGACCGGGGCTGCTGAACGAATGTATGATCCTGCATTCTTCAGGCAATTCGAACGGGTCAATGTTTCAAATCTGACTGTCGATAGCGTAAGTGGGTCTTTTATCAACCTTAATGGGATTATGACCTTTGTCTATCCAGATGGATCAGTTCAAAAAGAGACGAGGACCTTCACCATCTATTCCAAGGATGGATCAGCAGTCGTTACAAATACTGAGTTTGGCAAGGTTGTTGATCCTAGAAACTAAGGGCGTGAAAGCACAAGTCATTAGGTTCGTGAGAAGAAAACAACAGACATCGGAGCAGAACTAGGTTACGACAAAATCAAAAAGCATACGATTCTTGATACAGAGCGGGAAGACACATTTAAATCGTGATGCGTCTTCTGGAAAAGCGGGATTGTCGAAATCTTATCTCAAGACGAAGGACAGAACTCGAAACACAACAGGCGCCTGGACTCAAACAGACGAAAACAAAATGATTACATTTAAAACAGGCTCAATCACTATTTTTCCAAGCTTAGCGCCAAAGGTTAATTAAGAGAATCACACAATCTTCTAGATCAATTCTTCGATAGCAATTTTGCACGGAACGAATCGTGCCCAGGCATTAGGGATTACATTCAGTAAATCTCAAAGCCAGTGGAAAATCAATGGTGATTCAACATTGCTACAGCTCGAGAGAGAGGTACATCAACAAGCTCGTCTAACAGGGAAATCGCAGCTAAGAATCGAAGTCAATGGCTGGATTAAATACCCTCTTTTCAATCCGGCACCGCCAAGCTGGGTCGTGGGCAGTTCAAATATTTCTAGCGAGCGACATCATATTCAATGTCTAAAAAAGCAAATCATTGATGCTTGTCTATGCCCACTCAGCAATCTGCCTGGCGAAGCACAAAATCTAGAAATAATTCCACTCAAACTACCTGCAAACTCAGCCCTAGTGGTGCTCAAAAAAAATGTACACCAAGAGAAAGTTCAGACTCTCGCTAGAATACTCTTGCAAAACTAGTCAAAAAAATACATCTATATAAGAATGCAATTCCGACACCCATCAACTACAATATTTGATAAGGAATAGAAATAAAACCACTGATACACATCAATCGATTGAGACAAGCGTCAGGGCAGAATGGGGCCATGAACGTGACGCTTCCGAGTCGAACACTGCTGCTCCTTGCCCTGGCAGCACCCCTACAAGCCGCTCCGACCTATGTGCCTTGGCCAAGCCAAGGTGTATTGAAAACGCTGCAAAAAGAGGCCTTTCTCTGTTCGCTGAACAACAGCCCAGACCAGTGCGAACGTGCACGCCAAGGTGCCGATGAGCTGATGGATCACCCGCGTCTCCCGGCGATTTGCAAAGACGTTCTTTGGAGACTCGTCAAGGAATCGCGTGTAGCAGCAACCAATAGCTTCCAACGTCGCGATGCGATTGATCAGCCCGCACGCCGTCTAATCGGGGTGTGTAGCGAACCAATCAAACCATCCAAAAAGCCTGCTCTCACTCGCACCTAATCGATCACGATCCATGAACGGTGCCGCTGCCAGACGCATGGCGTACTGAAATGAGACCTCTTGAAGGAAACCTCTTCAAAGAAACCTGTTGTGAAAGCAACCGTCGATCCCCTGGGTTTTAGGGCGCTGTGGTTGATGGCTCGAGCATCAACAGCAGTTGCGTCGAGGTGGTCATCATCTCTCCCATGCTGAGCTCGTTTTCCTCGCCAGCAATGCTGGAGGCCATCACACAGACCGACGTCTCGAGGCCCGCGACATCACAGCTATTGGACAACTGAACGATGGCATTGGAAAGCTTGCCCCTCAGGCACTCTTCTGTTCCCGCCTGCTTCAACACAGCATTGGCGGCTATCAACGCATCACTGGAGGCCTGCTCGAAGGGAATGGCCCGCTTCCAAGACTGAGACGATGCCTGCACAGCCGAACCAGCGACCACGCAACCCAACAGCAGCATCAGAAGCGATCGGGACATAGCTCGAGGAAATTTCCAGGACTCGAGGGTAGCGACGTCAACTGGTCGGCTCCACCTCGGACAATGCCGATCCTGGGTTTAGGTTCCGCGTAATGCCATACCCGTTGAGATGACCAGCGCAACCCCTGCGGAACCGACCCAACGTGAGGTTCATCTCGACAGCCCATTCACCGATCAAAAACCCGGCACCTCTGGCTTGCGCAAAAGCAGCAAGCAGTTTGAACAGCCGAACTACCTCGAAAGCTTCATCGAAGCCGCACTCCGCACACTTCCAGGTACTGATGGGGGCACCTTGGTGGTGGGTGGCGACGGTCGTTACGGCAACGTTCGTGCCATCGACGTGATCCTGCGCATGGCAGCCGCCCATGGGCTGGGAAAAGTAATCGTCACCACGGGCGGGATCCTCTCCACACCGGCGGCATCCCATCTGATCCGTAGCAAAAACGCCATCGGCGGAATCATCCTGTCCGCCAGCCACAATCCAGGCGGCCCCGATGGCGACTTTGGCGTGAAGGTGAACGGTGCCAATGGGGGCCCAACCCCAGCGTCGTACACGGATGCTGTTTTTGAGTGCACCAAAACCCTCAGCCACTATTCCATCGTCGACGCAATGCCGATTTCACTGGAGGGGCCTGGCCAGTACTCGATCGGTGCCATGTCGGTGGAGGTGATCGACGGCGTGGATGACTTCGTGGCGCTGATGCAGCAGTTATTCGATTTCGATGAGATCAAGGGGTTGCTTCGCAACAACTTCCCGCTCGCCTTCGATGCCATGCACGCGGTGACGGGTCCCTACGCGACGCGCATCTTGGAAGGTTTGTTGGGTGCACCTGCCGGCAGCGTCCGCAACGGCGTGCCCCTGGAGGATTTTGGCAAGGGTCATCCCGATCCAAACCTCACCTACGCCCACGACCTGGCAGAGCTCCTACTCCAAGGCGATGGCTATCGCTTTGGCGCAGCCTGTGACGGCGATGGCGATCGCAACATGATCCTGGGGCACCACTGTTTTGTGAATCCCAGTGACAGCCTGGCTGTTCTCACGGCCAATGCCACCTTGGCACCGGCCTATGCGAAAGGATTAGCCGGCGTAGCTCGCTCGATGCCCACGAGCGCTGCCGTGGATGTGGTGGCGAAGGACTTGGGCATCAACTGCTACGAGACACCAACCGGTTGGAAGTTCTTCGGGAATTTGCTCGATGCCGGACAGATCACCCTCTGCGGCGAAGAAAGTTTCGGCACAGGAAGCGACCATGTGCGGGAGAAAGATGGGCTTTGGGCCGTTTTGTTCTGGCTGCAAATCCTGGCCAAACGGCAGTGCAGCGTCGCCGAGATCATGGCGGATCACTGGAAACGCTTTGGGCGTCACTACTACTCACGTCATGACTATGAAGCCGTGGACAGCACCGCCGCCCACGGGCTCTATGACCGGCTCGAGGCCATGCTGCCAAGTCTGAAGGGGCAACCCTTCGCTGGAGGAACCATCCGGGATGCTGACAACTTCAGCTACACCGATCCGATCGATAACTCAGTCACCACGGGCCAAGGCCTAAGGATTCTTTTGGAAGATGGCAGTCGCGTTGTGATTCGCCTCTCAGGCACCGGCACCAAGGGGGCGACGATTCGGGTCTATCTGGAGAGCTATGTAGCCAACAACGGTGACCTCAACCAAGACCCCCAGGTGGCCCTGGGCGAGATGATTCGTGCCATCAATGCTCTTGCGGAAATCGAGGAGCGCACTGGGATGAAGCAACCCACCGTGATTACTTGATCCTGATGAATTGAACCTGATCAATCCATCCAACAAGCTCAGCGTTTCACGCGCTGAGCTTGTTGATGGCGATAGATCGGATCCGATGCGTCCTCCTGGAGTTGACGCATCGACTCGATCGCAAAACCACCGAGCCCACCAGAGGCAATCACCATTAAGTAAAAAAGCCTAAGGCGAAGAATATCGATCTCTGCGGGGGTGTTCTCGATCAAAACTTTGAGGAAGTAAGCCACAGCCGCACCCAGGGCACAACCGATCGCCAAAGCCACTAGTGCACGGGAGCCACTGAAGGGCTTTCGGCTATCGAACTCACTTTTTGAAGTCGGCATTAGCTGGGCAAGGGAGTCGATTGAACCTGAACGGTCTGGCCACCATCGCCATCACCTCCTTCGGGAGGTTTGGCATCGGCCTGCCCCAGAAGGGATTTCATCACCACGTAAAACACGGGCACAACAAGGGTGGACAGGAATGTGGCCACCAACAATCCGCCAAACACCACCAAACCAAGAGACGACTGACTCTGCGCACCGGCACCGCTGGCCAACATCAGAGGGAGGAAACCTGTGAGGGAGGAGATAGCCGTCATCAAAATTGGTCTGAGTCGTGACTTCGCCGAGAACTTCGCCGCTTCTAAGGCCGACTCTCCTTCACCCATTTTTTGATTGGCGAGATCGACGATCAAAATGGCGTTACCGCCAGCAAGACCGATCAACATCACCAGACCGACTTGGGCGTAAATATTGAGAACCTGGCCTGCAGCACCAAGGAACACCAGAGCACCGAGAAGTGCAGTGGGCACCGTAAGCAAGATAATGATTGGATCGCTGTAGCTTTCATATTGCGCGGAAAGAACCAAGAACACCGCCAAGATTCCGAGGGCGAAGATCACAACTGCCAAGGAACCAGCTTTCACTTCCTCCCTTGAAATACCGGTCCAATCGAAGCCCAAGCCCTGGAAGTTTCCTTGGTTAAAAATTTGCTTCATGGCACCAATCGCCTGGCCAGAACTATTACCCGCATTCGGTGTTCCTTCCACCTTGATGGAGCGATACAGATTGAAATGGGGAATCACACTTGGACCAACGGTCTGCTTCACGGTGAAGAACTCAGACAATGGAACCTGCTCACCTTTGTTATTACCGACGTAAATCGACGACAGCTTTTGGGGAGTTGCACGGCTCACATCATTCGCCTGGACATAGACGCGACGAACCTTTCCTTCTTGGAACGTGTCGTTCACATAGGCACCACCAAAATTCACACTGAAGGCCGACATCGCCGTTCCAAAGTCGACACCGACAGAGGCCATCTGGTCACGGTCCACATCAATTTTGTATTGAGGTGCCTGCGGCGAGAAGAGGGAATAAACCCGATTCAAAATCGGATTGCTATTCCCCGCCTGCATGATTTGTTGGGCAGTACCAAAGAATTCGTTTAGTGAATACACACCACTGCTCTGATCGAGAAGCTGGAACTCGAATCCACCTCCAGTTCCGTATCCGGGAATCGAGGGAGGCTCCACCACAAATACCCGTCCTCCATCAATCGCCCCATACATCTTCTGATTGAGGCGCTTCACAATTGCAGCAACGGAATGATCCTTCCCAGGCCTTTCATCCCAATGCTTCATGCCAATAAAGAAGAGACCCTTATTTGGAGCGTTGCCATCAAGGCTGGCGCCACTAAACAATGCAGCAGAAGAAATATCCTCTTCGGAGCGCATCACCTCAGCCACTTGACGGTTGATCGCCAAAGTTTTTTCGTTTGAAACACCATCAGGTGCTTGAACAAAGCCGATGGCATAGCCCTGATCCTCAATCGGTACGAAGCCACCAGGGATACGCGTGAAGGCAAAACCTGTGAGCAAAATGCCCACACCCAAGGCGGCCATCACGATGGGACGTGCCTTGAGAACCATGTCGAGCACCGTGGCGTAACGCTTCTCAAATCCGCTGTAAAAGCGATTGAAATTGGTGAAGATCACCGGAACAAAACCTCCCACCACAAAACCGATCACCGTGAACAACACCACGGGAATTGGATTGGAGAAGAGCACCCCAGTGGAGATCAAACCGACGGCCGCCCCGCCAGCGGCAACGGGAAGACGCAAGGGAAGCCCCGTGATTTGTGAGGCGATGAAACCAACCAAGGCACCCACTGCCATGGGGATTAGGGCAGCAATGGCACCATTGCCAGCACTTAAGAGGCCATACACAAAGCCCAGCGTTACCCCAGCGATGGCGTACTGATGACGCGTGAGCTCCTTTGTTTCACGCGATAACAACAACGCCGACAACATTGGAGAGAATGTGAGGGCGTTGAACGTAGAAATACCGATGGAAAATAAGATCGTTGCTGCAAACTGCTTGTAAATAGTTCCCGTTGCACCTGGGAAAAACAACACTGGCAAGAACACTGCCATCTTCACTAACGATGTAGCAATCACGGCACCAAATAACTCATCCATCGTTTCGATGGCGGCCTGGACCGACGTCAAACCCTCCGC carries:
- a CDS encoding phosphatidylserine/phosphatidylglycerophosphate/cardiolipin synthase family protein, translating into MISPDVLKLSQLLLGLAVLCGCSQRGMLIGAASIKQLNVPDAIAVGFNHHQHNRYQSPITGGWRDGDDIEQILVQAIELAQYEILLAVQELSTPTIADALIAAKRRGVTVQVILENNYSTPWTEQTPSQLKPHQRQRWYQLEQLADQNGDGITTSEEAQQGDAIGLLRGHRIPILDDTDDGSRGSGLMHHKFVVIDRMVVLTGSTNFTRSGMHGDANRIKTRGNVNHILRFKSHALAELFRQEFETMWGDGPGGKMDSRFGLQKESAGVRTAMVGATRVDVLFAPHRKRDLNHGLNWIEQQLDEAGKTIDMALFVFTAQQLADALQRRVNAGLQIRLIADPSFASRSFSEVLDLLGVALPDRNCKLEQDNQPFNKGLKGVGTPRLARGDKLHHKFAVIDNHKVITGSFNWSPSAAHTNDETLLVIHSPKLAAHFTREMDRLWDTAELGITPHIQRKLDRQRIRCGDGVERE
- a CDS encoding serine/threonine protein kinase produces the protein MKTVVGILTAGSLLLTAGCAELQELAEEYKAEQAAEEASRNRIRTLDLDQPVASLSVEAIAEEFDANSVMAENKYMNQPVELSGSIGSIDDSLFDEKNISITITGGEYSFSSVSCTKPRNAPEVRELRKGMRVAVRGVVTSEEMGVGLSRCKFWLVSEDRWIGDDQKKKEEKSQKQQTTKTQSLQRSFNNRQEESTDRNDNNELGQGKTRFDSSTTIDTAIYMTQEWVEAMSNNDTQRASKYMTGAAERMYDPAFFRQFERVNVSNLTVDSVSGSFINLNGIMTFVYPDGSVQKETRTFTIYSKDGSAVVTNTEFGKVVDPRN
- a CDS encoding alpha-D-glucose phosphate-specific phosphoglucomutase — translated: MTSATPAEPTQREVHLDSPFTDQKPGTSGLRKSSKQFEQPNYLESFIEAALRTLPGTDGGTLVVGGDGRYGNVRAIDVILRMAAAHGLGKVIVTTGGILSTPAASHLIRSKNAIGGIILSASHNPGGPDGDFGVKVNGANGGPTPASYTDAVFECTKTLSHYSIVDAMPISLEGPGQYSIGAMSVEVIDGVDDFVALMQQLFDFDEIKGLLRNNFPLAFDAMHAVTGPYATRILEGLLGAPAGSVRNGVPLEDFGKGHPDPNLTYAHDLAELLLQGDGYRFGAACDGDGDRNMILGHHCFVNPSDSLAVLTANATLAPAYAKGLAGVARSMPTSAAVDVVAKDLGINCYETPTGWKFFGNLLDAGQITLCGEESFGTGSDHVREKDGLWAVLFWLQILAKRQCSVAEIMADHWKRFGRHYYSRHDYEAVDSTAAHGLYDRLEAMLPSLKGQPFAGGTIRDADNFSYTDPIDNSVTTGQGLRILLEDGSRVVIRLSGTGTKGATIRVYLESYVANNGDLNQDPQVALGEMIRAINALAEIEERTGMKQPTVIT